TTGGGAGCCAGACACTGGGCAGACTAATTGGTTAAAGCGCATTAGTCTGGAACCTCAGACTGGCCGCAGACCAAAATGTCTCTGGACGCAATTGGATAGACTTACGACCAATCAGACTAACAAATAGTGGGAGAgatcagcggcagccatcttggttgttcaTGAAATACCTCCACGGCGCTCCCACTGGGCACTCCCCTGGGAGCGCCGTCTGGGCCGTCATCGTATCTAACCCGCCCTGTGTCGGCTGGGAATCGGTCTGGATGGGAGGGGGACCAGAATAATGCATGCCAGAACAAATAGAATATGAGATTGCAGACTCTTCTAGTTTCCAAGCCAGTACTTGTAGATTCAAACCCAGAATTTTCTCAGCTTGGAGTCAAACAAATATTCCCACAGTGCCCATAAAAATGTGAGATGGACATTGGTTTGCGTTCCGGGTGAATACCCACACGTTGGTGTGCAGCTGGAAGTCTCCGGCGATGTGAGCCAGGGCGAAGTTGTTCTGGGTCAGCTTGGACTTGGCCGTGTCGAACGCCATCTGGTAGCCGGCCAGCCAGCCCTCGTAGCCCAGAACGGCCGCCGCGTGCACGATGGGACCCTCGAAGTCGATGTCGCAACCCACGTTGACAAAGTCGCGCTTGAAGGCGGTCTTCAGCTTGCCGCTCTTCTTCCTGGAAGGCAGAAGAATAGTTTTGGATGTCgacgaaaaacaaaaacaaccacaatgaccCAAAAGTGACTCGGAAACCATGTAGCCAGAAGCGTTTCCTATTTGTTCATACCGCTGATTATTTAGGGAATACTCCGACTGGGAGcgcaaacataaataaaaacaagaaaaggAAGGATAATGTATGTTATAGTGTAACATCCGGTATGACACAACGTGTCCGGTGAAGGTCTATGCGTGACTTGTGACGGATGTAGGTATGACTGTGTCAATATGACCTAATCCCAGCGGACGTCGGACTCACCCTGTGTTTGGTACGAAAGACGTATCCAGAGCAACCTTCAGCCCTTGCGCCAACtgcaaaacaatacaacaacatttgttaaaaacacttccttcctcctctccacttCCTTCCCTATACAGTACTCTACAGGTCCATTAAAGCATGTTCTACTGCGCCCCAACGCCCACCTGGTCCTCCACTGTGACCTCGGTGGCCAGGGTGTTGTCAGTGTTCCACTTCTGGTTGAAGCTCAGGCCCAGCTCCTTCATCTTGTACTTGGTCTCCAGGCTACCGGCCGCCTTGCCAGTGTCCGTGTTGCTGGAGCCGGACGTGTTGAACTCCTAGGGGAGGAAGGACGCATGGAGAGAAAACAGGGTttaatggggtgggggggggggggtgtctcccTGTGCTGAAACGACGGCGCTGTAGAGGATGGCATGGCTGCGGGCGTTCACGTTGAGGGATGGAGGAGCCGTTGGGATGCATGTAGAATGCGGCGTAGGTTAAAAGAGCGGACGGATGACCCGTCAGAAGGAAACGGGGACGTTTGTCAATGAGAAGAGAAGGCACGGCGGACTGTATGAACATCTCCGATGGATCACTACTGTGtaatcaaatataaaaatatataaagaataTTCAGATGACGATTTCTACATGAAAACTTTAAATTCTTAGAATATTTTTATAGATATATTTCATCAGATATGTGCACGTACTACAAACTCTGTAAAAAAGAACAGATTATACATAGCCTAGATCTATGATATGCCATCATCATAGCCATCTAGACTCTACTGAACATGACTTAAC
This Gadus macrocephalus chromosome 19, ASM3116895v1 DNA region includes the following protein-coding sequences:
- the zgc:56235 gene encoding voltage-dependent anion-selective channel protein 2-like isoform X2, with the protein product MEFNTSGSSNTDTGKAAGSLETKYKMKELGLSFNQKWNTDNTLATEVTVEDQLAQGLKVALDTSFVPNTGKKSGKLKTAFKRDFVNVGCDIDFEGPIVHAAAVLGYEGWLAGYQMAFDTAKSKLTQNNFALAHIAGDFQLHTNVNDGTEFGGSIYQKVNEELETAVTLAWTAGSNNTRFGIAAKYKLDKDASISAKVNNASLIGVGYTQSLRPGVKVTLSALIDGKNFNAGGHKVGMGFELEA
- the zgc:56235 gene encoding voltage-dependent anion-selective channel protein 2-like isoform X1; amino-acid sequence: MAVPPSYADLGKSAKDVFSKGYGFGVVKLDLKTKSQSGVEFNTSGSSNTDTGKAAGSLETKYKMKELGLSFNQKWNTDNTLATEVTVEDQLAQGLKVALDTSFVPNTGKKSGKLKTAFKRDFVNVGCDIDFEGPIVHAAAVLGYEGWLAGYQMAFDTAKSKLTQNNFALAHIAGDFQLHTNVNDGTEFGGSIYQKVNEELETAVTLAWTAGSNNTRFGIAAKYKLDKDASISAKVNNASLIGVGYTQSLRPGVKVTLSALIDGKNFNAGGHKVGMGFELEA